A single region of the Oreochromis niloticus isolate F11D_XX linkage group LG19, O_niloticus_UMD_NMBU, whole genome shotgun sequence genome encodes:
- the lamtor3 gene encoding ragulator complex protein LAMTOR3 — translation MADDLKRYLYKQLQSIEGLHAIVVTDRDGVPVIKVANDNAPVHALRPGFLSTFALATDQGSKLGLSKNKSIICYYNAYQIVQFNRLPLVISFIAGNTANTGLIMSLEKELASLIEELRQVVEVT, via the exons GATTTGAAACGATATCTTTACAAACAGCTGCAAAG CATCGAAGGTCTTCATGCTATTGTGGTCACTGATAGGGATGGTGTCCCGGTTATTAAAG TTGCCAATGACAATGCCCCAGTTCATGCTTTGAGACCTGGCTTCCTGTCTACGTTTGCTCTGGCCACTGATCAGGGCAGCAAACTGGGCCTTTCTAAGAACAAGAGCATCATCTGCTATTATAATGCCTACCAG ATTGTGCAGTTCAATCGGCTACCACTGGTCATCAGCTTCATTGCCGGCAACACTGCCAACACAG GTCTCATAATGAGCCTGGAGAAAGAGCTGGCTTCACTAATAGAGGAGCTGAGGCAGGTGGTGGAAGTGACTTAA